A window of Reinekea marina contains these coding sequences:
- a CDS encoding putative bifunctional diguanylate cyclase/phosphodiesterase gives MTLTPLKLTIINLVVMLGVATVFYLSGIQDITLLLMLLPVLVVGELARQWNKANQRKYNALQSELIQTRSEVTSIRQSVNQDALTGLHSLSFIKERLTKRLAVSKSRHSKCAVLYIDLDFFKEINDALGHELGNQLLVSVGHRLKGLVKKDDLLGYIRGDEFIVILQEIADPMAAELVARRIQNSMSQPFEIVDHSLTVSTSIGISIGLNDGVEGDDLIQKAERAVIQSKANGRKSYTFYSQALNLVAKERLKIDQNLRGALQRGEFRIVYQVIVDEKSRSVKGFEALIRWHNAELGEVSPAEFIPVAEQIGLITEIGTWVMRESLLQLQQWQGRYGKALLMSVNVSPRQFQDESILPAVKTILKQAGIASSALQIEVTEGLFLSASDNVMSTVEALKSAGVKLALDDFGTGYSSLSYLNTLPFDVLKIDKCFVDGMHTSESDLNMIKSIISIAHGLKMVTVVEGVETAQQAHMLRELGADSIQGFYYSKPLSAKEAEMRFLAKDSITSLDESIWDNL, from the coding sequence GTGACGTTAACGCCCCTTAAACTGACCATCATAAACTTAGTCGTAATGCTTGGTGTTGCTACAGTTTTCTATTTAAGTGGCATACAGGATATAACGTTATTGCTAATGCTACTGCCTGTCCTTGTTGTAGGTGAGCTAGCACGGCAGTGGAATAAAGCGAATCAACGCAAATACAACGCCCTTCAAAGTGAATTAATTCAAACTCGATCAGAAGTAACTTCCATTCGGCAATCGGTAAACCAAGACGCGCTAACAGGCCTGCACAGCTTGTCGTTTATAAAAGAGCGCCTGACTAAGCGATTGGCTGTTTCTAAATCCCGCCACAGTAAATGCGCTGTGCTTTATATAGATCTTGATTTCTTTAAAGAAATTAATGATGCACTAGGGCATGAGCTAGGAAATCAGCTATTGGTTTCTGTTGGGCACCGATTAAAAGGCCTTGTAAAGAAAGACGACTTACTCGGCTACATCCGTGGTGATGAGTTTATCGTTATTTTGCAAGAAATTGCCGACCCGATGGCTGCAGAGTTGGTGGCCAGGCGCATCCAAAATAGCATGTCGCAACCCTTTGAAATAGTCGATCATTCACTCACCGTTTCTACCAGTATTGGTATATCTATCGGCTTGAACGATGGGGTTGAGGGCGATGATTTAATTCAAAAAGCTGAGCGTGCCGTTATTCAAAGCAAGGCCAATGGGCGTAAAAGTTATACATTTTATAGTCAGGCGCTGAATCTTGTCGCGAAAGAGCGTTTAAAAATCGACCAAAATCTTCGAGGAGCCTTACAACGCGGAGAGTTTAGAATTGTTTATCAAGTCATTGTTGATGAGAAAAGCCGCAGCGTTAAAGGGTTTGAGGCTCTCATTCGTTGGCATAATGCTGAATTGGGAGAGGTTTCGCCGGCTGAGTTTATTCCTGTGGCTGAGCAGATTGGCCTAATAACAGAAATAGGCACTTGGGTGATGCGAGAGTCTTTATTGCAGTTGCAGCAGTGGCAGGGCCGGTACGGTAAAGCTCTGTTGATGTCGGTTAATGTGTCGCCAAGGCAATTCCAAGATGAATCTATTTTGCCCGCCGTAAAAACCATTCTCAAGCAGGCGGGTATTGCTTCCAGTGCCTTGCAAATAGAAGTGACAGAAGGGCTGTTCTTGTCGGCTTCAGATAACGTGATGTCTACAGTTGAAGCATTAAAATCGGCCGGCGTAAAATTAGCGTTGGATGATTTTGGTACAGGCTATTCATCATTGTCTTATCTAAATACTTTGCCTTTTGATGTACTTAAAATTGACAAATGTTTTGTTGATGGCATGCATACCAGTGAATCCGATCTCAATATGATCAAATCAATTATTTCAATTGCCCATGGTCTTAAAATGGTCACTGTTGTAGAAGGCGTAGAAACCGCCCAGCAAGCCCATATGCTACGTGAATTAGGCGCTGACTCCATTCAAGGCTTCTATTATTCGAAGCCGCTCTCCGCAAAAGAAGCGGAAATGCGCTTTTTAGCAAAAGACTCAATCACCTCGCTGGATGAGTCAATCTGGGATAATCTTTGA